In a genomic window of Muntiacus reevesi chromosome 1, mMunRee1.1, whole genome shotgun sequence:
- the GOLT1B gene encoding vesicle transport protein GOT1B has translation MISLTDTQKIGMGLTGFGVFFLFFGMILFFDKALLAIGNVLFVAGLAFVIGLERTFRFFFQKHKMKATGFFLGGVFVVLIGWPLIGMIFEIYGFFLLFRGFFPVVVGFIRRVPVLGSLLNLPGIRSFVDKVGESNNMV, from the exons ATGATCTCGTTAACGGACACACAGA AAATTGGAATGGGATTAACAGGATTTGGAGTgttcttcctattctttggaatgaTCCTCTTTTTTGACAAGGCACTACTGGCTATTGGAAAT GTTTTATTTGTGGCTGGTTTGGCTTTTGTAATTGGTTTAGAAAGAACATTCAGATTCTTCttccaaaaacataaaatgaaagctACAGGATTTTTCCTGGGTGGTGTATTTGTGGTACTGATTGGTTGGCCTTTGATAGGCATGATCTTTGAAATTTATGGATTCTTTCTCTTATTCAG GGGCTTCTTTCCTGTGGTTGTTGGCTTTATTAGAAGAGTGCCAGTCCTTGGATCACTCTTGAACTTACCTGGAATTAGATCG TTTGTAGATAAAGTCGGAGAAAGCAACAATATGGTATAA